A region of the Halalkalicoccus tibetensis genome:
ACAACATCGGTAGCACGATCACCGCAGCTGGTCCGACTGGGTATTCGAGTGTCCCGATAGCTTCCGAGGCGATGACGATACCGAGAACTAGTAGATGAGCTTTCAGGTGAAACGTCCATCGGCCAGTTGTGCGTATCGGGTCCCACTCATCCGTTTCAGTACTGTCCATGCTCTCTGAGATCTCTGCGTCAGTTTGGCTGTTCGACATTCTCTATCACGGCTGAGTTGAACTCAGAAAGAACCATACATATAGTTGGCTGTTCGCCCTTCTATCAGCTCGCTCGCATCCGATTTCCGCCCACGTACCTACAATTGACTCGGAACTACGCGTCAGCAAAACAGTTACATTCGACGTGGGACGACCCCTCATTCCAGCCACAGATCCTCGGTCAGCTTCCAAGTACTCTCACTGATCTCGGCATTCTACGAGTACATACTTATCGAAGCGACCGGAATCGATACGATCTCGCTGCGTACAACACAACTCGGATGGACCAATTCTTGTTGATGTCTACCGACGAGACAGAGTCTATGTGGGATTAACGCCTTTCTGAACGTTGCTTCTCAAGACTAGGTTGCGCTGAGAGTATCGTGTAGCTATTATGGTTCCTACTCTTAATGAGCGTCGAGTTTCAAGAAGCGCTACTTGAGCTCCGAGAGATTCCAGAGAGAACATTGAGTTATACGTCTCACCGGCGGGAGCTATTCTGGGCTGAGTCTATTTATTATCGGTTGGTGTTCATAGCCATATCGTAGACGTAGCACTCAGAGACTTGAGACTTAGACGGTATCATGTCCAGATTGCCTTGCGAAATGATCGATATTGGAATGTTGTATAATTATCAGAATTCGCTTTGAATCAGGGGTGCGCTCTCCGATATTGTGACTAATTATCATAATCTGTATTTGTAGATCCGATCTTCTATTACATTATATCATTCATCAGAGGGAACACTATCTATAGAGATAGACTCCTCGATCGCATCGTAGATATTTCGAATTCCCAGTTAGATATATATACGAGGTATAATTAGCATTTGTATGGAACGTGCTCTTGTCGTAGCGGAGGATTCAGAAGTGGGTCGACAGCTATTAAAAGAAGCGGCTACTCTCGCTGCAGGAATTGATGCGGAGCTAGTTGTCTTGCAGGTCCTTGATGAGAAACGGTATGATGGCAGCCTGGAAAGAAAGGTTCAGAGTGGAAACAGTAATCAAATAGATAGTATTGACGACATTACAGAAGAATTGCGGCTTACAGCTGATGCTCTTGCTTCAGATATCGTTGATGGTGTCAGTTATCAATCGATAGGAAGAGTAGGAAAACTACCAGATATTATTATAGACACTGCGGTTAATATGGATTGTGATCATATATTTATCGTCGGTGAGCGCCGATCTCCAACGGGGAAAGTTGTGTTTGGTGACAACGCTCAATCGGTTATCCTTCAGTTTGATGGTCCCGTAACGACATTGATCGATAACTGATTTAGTTTATATATTTTCATCATTACTGGTGAGTTCGGGTAGAGAATAACATATTACTATAACTAGTAGAAATGAGTAACGAGTTCCGTCATCCATGGTTTTATTTAATGGTAGATCATCGCGTTCAGTGTCGAGGTAACAAGACGCATGAAAGAGAAGATCACGCGAAGAGGAGTTCTTGCAAAATCCGGTATAGCAGCAGTAACCACAACAGGGCTGGCAGGCTGTTTAGGTGATGTGACAGATGACACGACTAGCATAACACTGGCTAGTTCATTTGAGCCAGGTCATATCAACGTTGAAGCTGCCGAAATTTTCGGGGACTTAGTCGAGGAAGAGTCGGATGGAAACATTGAGGTAGACGTCTCTGCCGGCGGTTCGTATGGCGCTGAGGATGAAATTGCGGAATTGGTTAGTGAAGGTAGCGTAGAGGGGTCCGCTGGAGGGGCTCTACCTCATACAATCTATATTCCGGAGTATTCCTTCTTTATGGGGGGACCGTATGTGATCGAGGACTTCGATCACATGCTTCGTGTAATGGATTCTGATCTCATGGATGGTGAGAATGAAGAATTGATCGAAGCAGGTAACCAGCGCCGCATAGGTAATGTTATCTATAGAGGGTGGCGGCAGTTTACGTCGAACGTCCCCGTTCGTACACCTGATGACTTAGGTGGTATCAATCTCAGATATGATGGAATTGACTCGCGTGGAGACATCTTCGAGGCTGTTGGAGTTGATCCAGTACCGGTTCCTCTCGATGAGTTGTATAGCGCTCTTCAACAAGGAACCGTTGATGCATCTGAGGGAGACGTGGAACAGATATACTCGTTCAATTTATTCGAGGTTCAAGATTACCTCAGCCTCACTGAACACTTGTTAGAGGTGGGCTTATTGTACCTCAACGAAGATGTGTTCCAAGGACTGGATGAATCAGAACAGGACCTGATTCTCGAACTCGCCGAAGAAGCAACAGATGAGGCGAGTGAGATTGCAGAAGACCGGGAAGAGGATCGCATGGATGAACTAGCAGATGAAGGGATGGAGATAGTTGAGGATGTGGAAGTAGAGGCATTTAGGGAAAATGCACAACCTGCGATAGAAGACTGGTTTGAAAGTGCCTGGGTTGGCTCGTATGACGAAGTTCAGGATATATAGATCAATCTTCCATGGATATTGATCAATCATTAGGTCTGGAAAAATCTAGCGTATTTGATAGGTTAG
Encoded here:
- a CDS encoding universal stress protein, with translation MERALVVAEDSEVGRQLLKEAATLAAGIDAELVVLQVLDEKRYDGSLERKVQSGNSNQIDSIDDITEELRLTADALASDIVDGVSYQSIGRVGKLPDIIIDTAVNMDCDHIFIVGERRSPTGKVVFGDNAQSVILQFDGPVTTLIDN
- a CDS encoding TRAP transporter substrate-binding protein, which codes for MKEKITRRGVLAKSGIAAVTTTGLAGCLGDVTDDTTSITLASSFEPGHINVEAAEIFGDLVEEESDGNIEVDVSAGGSYGAEDEIAELVSEGSVEGSAGGALPHTIYIPEYSFFMGGPYVIEDFDHMLRVMDSDLMDGENEELIEAGNQRRIGNVIYRGWRQFTSNVPVRTPDDLGGINLRYDGIDSRGDIFEAVGVDPVPVPLDELYSALQQGTVDASEGDVEQIYSFNLFEVQDYLSLTEHLLEVGLLYLNEDVFQGLDESEQDLILELAEEATDEASEIAEDREEDRMDELADEGMEIVEDVEVEAFRENAQPAIEDWFESAWVGSYDEVQDI